From one Rhizobium lentis genomic stretch:
- a CDS encoding cell division protein ZapA, producing the protein MAQVTVTIDGKAYRMACEEGQEDHLTDLATRFDRYVGHLKGQFGEIGDLRITVMAGIMIMDEIAELTRRIAGLESELESLRGNRDTVLAATARTEETLAAALGEVSSRIRGITDKLNGRSAPELN; encoded by the coding sequence ATGGCGCAGGTGACGGTAACGATCGACGGTAAGGCCTATCGCATGGCCTGCGAGGAAGGGCAGGAGGATCACCTGACCGATCTCGCCACCCGTTTCGACCGATATGTCGGGCATCTCAAGGGTCAGTTCGGCGAGATCGGCGATCTCAGGATCACCGTCATGGCCGGCATCATGATCATGGATGAGATTGCCGAGCTGACGCGCCGGATCGCGGGACTGGAAAGCGAGCTCGAGTCGCTTCGCGGCAACCGCGACACGGTGCTCGCCGCGACCGCCCGCACCGAGGAAACTCTGGCGGCGGCGCTCGGCGAGGTGTCGAGCCGCATCCGCGGCATTACCGACAAGCTGAATGGCCGCTCCGCTCCCGAACTTAATTGA
- a CDS encoding helix-turn-helix transcriptional regulator — protein sequence MTISGAGIRRMRLLRSMKQQHLAELLGVNQATVSRWERSQLAPSPEQAVKLERIFASPQHAAADAALKRLVEDSVRPVHLICDSTHRLLSASRPRQAEWRAPLAAFLGRSLFSYASAEIAAAEQSLEECGWHEGRLLSLTFDTGANDNMRLPIAAGRVTWERIMLADGSAGRLVTTVTEPAAFLHLHA from the coding sequence ATGACGATATCGGGAGCCGGCATACGCCGCATGCGGCTGCTGCGCAGCATGAAGCAGCAGCATCTCGCCGAACTCCTCGGCGTCAACCAAGCGACCGTTTCGCGCTGGGAGCGCAGCCAGCTTGCCCCCTCGCCCGAACAAGCCGTCAAGCTGGAACGGATTTTCGCCTCGCCGCAGCATGCTGCGGCCGATGCGGCCTTGAAGCGGCTGGTCGAGGATTCCGTCCGACCTGTGCATCTGATCTGCGACAGCACCCATCGGCTGCTGTCCGCCTCCCGCCCGCGGCAGGCGGAATGGCGCGCACCGCTCGCCGCTTTTCTCGGCCGCTCTCTTTTTTCCTACGCCTCCGCCGAGATCGCCGCCGCCGAACAATCTCTGGAGGAGTGCGGCTGGCACGAGGGCAGGCTGCTGTCGCTGACCTTCGATACCGGCGCCAACGACAATATGCGCCTGCCGATTGCCGCCGGCCGCGTCACCTGGGAGCGGATCATGCTTGCCGACGGCAGCGCCGGCCGCCTCGTCACGACAGTCACGGAGCCTGCAGCTTTTCTGCACCTTCATGCATAA
- a CDS encoding mechanosensitive ion channel family protein, with amino-acid sequence MERGMAGGLKTVISGIVTLLALFSAVSPGFSQTSSAQLPAAAAPPAQVREMMQLMQTPEVKQWMSAQMAANPAADAATQNQMSVLSGLLQHARRHVSMVSDAAMTLPSQIANASGLFWSEIAANGFARMVAQFLAILLLGAIVESVARYAFRRRRRRLAEMAGMHLTPRVIPALVFATATMLALFSLSWPPLSQSVAIVCVIALIVQRFTICVGGVLVDLIGLARADEEQQGVTVPTMPGRAVALFWYRRCATFVIYFSFGWAAIQSMEPLGFSPSARLFVGYILGIGLLLIAVEAVWSRPHKDEKRGHGISWALTVYFLLLWGLWVTGFNWLLWLGIYMLMLPRVLAVSTIAVKSLRQTEASFLATRRIATVLLDRGVRALIIAFAAIWLGQLLGVGADTMAAGDKMVDKIARGVIGGIVILLAADLLWHVVKAYIDGKLLDSPLDGTATDEEKAKHARIQTLLPIFRNILAVVIAVIAVLMVLSGLGIEIGPLIAGAGVVGVAVGFGAQTIVKDVISGMFYLWDDAFRVGEYIESGSHKGVVEAFSLRSVKLRHHRGPLTTVPFGELGAVKNLNRDWTIDKISLNVKYDTDLVKAKKVIKQIGQTLLENPEFAPHIIETLKMKGVEQFGEFAIEIRLSMMTKPGEQFVIRRNALAMIRNAFSENGIEFAVPTVQVAGDRGAELDAAVARYAEHARAGGEPAA; translated from the coding sequence ATGGAGCGTGGCATGGCAGGGGGCTTGAAGACCGTCATATCAGGCATAGTGACATTGCTTGCGCTTTTCTCGGCGGTGTCGCCTGGCTTTTCCCAAACCTCGTCAGCTCAACTGCCGGCCGCGGCAGCTCCGCCAGCGCAGGTGCGTGAGATGATGCAGCTCATGCAGACGCCCGAGGTCAAGCAGTGGATGTCCGCGCAGATGGCGGCAAACCCTGCGGCCGATGCCGCGACCCAAAATCAGATGTCGGTTCTCTCAGGTCTGCTGCAGCATGCCCGCCGGCATGTCTCAATGGTCTCCGACGCCGCGATGACATTGCCCTCGCAGATCGCCAATGCATCCGGGCTGTTTTGGAGTGAAATCGCCGCCAACGGCTTCGCGCGCATGGTGGCGCAATTCCTGGCGATCCTCCTGCTGGGCGCGATCGTCGAGAGTGTTGCCCGCTATGCGTTCCGCCGTCGCCGTCGCCGCCTGGCCGAGATGGCGGGCATGCATCTGACACCGCGCGTCATACCGGCTCTGGTGTTTGCCACGGCAACGATGCTTGCCCTTTTCAGCCTCAGCTGGCCGCCGCTCAGCCAAAGCGTGGCAATCGTCTGCGTCATTGCGCTCATCGTCCAGCGCTTCACGATTTGCGTGGGCGGGGTTCTGGTCGATCTCATCGGCTTGGCGCGCGCCGACGAAGAACAGCAGGGTGTCACCGTTCCGACCATGCCCGGACGTGCGGTCGCGCTCTTCTGGTACCGCCGCTGCGCAACTTTCGTCATCTATTTTAGTTTTGGCTGGGCGGCCATCCAATCCATGGAGCCGCTCGGCTTTTCCCCGAGCGCCCGGCTCTTCGTGGGCTACATCCTCGGCATCGGCCTGCTGCTGATAGCCGTCGAGGCGGTCTGGTCGCGGCCCCACAAGGACGAGAAGCGCGGTCACGGGATTTCCTGGGCGCTCACCGTCTATTTCCTGCTGCTCTGGGGGCTCTGGGTCACGGGCTTCAATTGGCTGCTCTGGCTCGGGATCTATATGCTGATGCTGCCGCGGGTGCTCGCCGTGTCGACGATCGCGGTGAAATCGTTGCGGCAAACCGAGGCGAGCTTTCTTGCGACGCGCCGCATTGCCACTGTACTGCTCGACCGCGGTGTGCGGGCGCTAATCATCGCCTTTGCCGCCATCTGGCTTGGTCAATTGCTTGGCGTCGGTGCCGACACGATGGCCGCCGGCGACAAGATGGTCGATAAGATCGCACGCGGCGTCATTGGTGGGATTGTCATCCTGCTTGCGGCTGATCTGCTCTGGCACGTCGTCAAAGCCTATATTGACGGCAAGCTGCTGGATTCTCCCCTGGATGGTACAGCGACGGACGAGGAGAAGGCCAAACACGCGCGGATCCAGACGCTGCTGCCGATCTTCCGCAATATCCTTGCCGTGGTCATCGCCGTGATCGCGGTTCTCATGGTGCTCTCCGGCCTCGGCATCGAGATCGGGCCGCTGATTGCCGGCGCCGGCGTCGTCGGCGTCGCGGTCGGCTTCGGCGCGCAGACGATCGTCAAGGATGTCATCAGCGGCATGTTCTATTTGTGGGACGACGCCTTTCGTGTCGGCGAATATATCGAAAGCGGCAGCCACAAGGGCGTCGTCGAAGCCTTCAGCCTGCGCTCGGTGAAGCTCAGGCATCATCGCGGGCCGCTGACGACGGTGCCGTTCGGCGAACTTGGCGCGGTGAAGAACTTGAATCGCGATTGGACGATCGACAAGATCAGCCTGAACGTCAAATACGACACCGATCTCGTCAAAGCGAAGAAGGTGATCAAACAGATTGGCCAGACACTCCTCGAAAACCCGGAATTCGCTCCGCACATCATCGAGACGCTGAAGATGAAGGGTGTCGAGCAGTTCGGCGAATTCGCGATCGAGATCCGCCTGTCGATGATGACCAAGCCCGGCGAACAATTCGTCATCCGCCGCAATGCGCTGGCGATGATCCGCAATGCCTTCAGCGAAAACGGCATCGAATTCGCCGTGCCGACGGTGCAGGTGGCCGGCGACCGCGGCGCCGAGCTCGATGCGGCCGTGGCGCGTTATGCCGAGCATGCACGGGCCGGCGGGGAACCGGCCGCATAA
- a CDS encoding NAD-dependent epimerase/dehydratase family protein — translation MTILVTGSAGHLGEALMRTLKAQSRWARGIDIKASAFTDMVGSIGDRDFVRRAMSGISHVIHAATLHKPHVATHGNRDFLDTNVGGTLNLLEEATAAGVASFVFTSTTSAFGAALTPAAGEPAAWVTEEVLPVARNIYGVTKLAAEGIAELFARKFRLPVVILRTSRFFPESDDDPDIRNSYSAENAQANELLYRRVDISDVVGAHLLALEKAPAIGLGRYVISATTPFSSDDLAALRQDAPAVVERLFPGANALYAERGWKMFPTLDRVYVNERARRELGWQPRYDFRFVLDCLREHREWRSPLALDVGSKGYHDELFAEGPYPVD, via the coding sequence ATGACGATATTGGTGACGGGAAGCGCCGGCCACCTCGGCGAGGCGCTGATGCGCACCTTGAAAGCGCAGAGCCGGTGGGCGCGCGGCATCGACATCAAGGCCTCGGCTTTTACCGATATGGTCGGCTCGATCGGTGACCGCGACTTCGTTCGGCGGGCTATGTCGGGCATCAGCCACGTCATCCACGCCGCCACGCTGCACAAGCCGCATGTGGCGACCCATGGCAATCGCGATTTCCTCGACACCAATGTCGGCGGCACGCTGAACCTGCTTGAAGAGGCTACCGCCGCCGGCGTTGCAAGCTTCGTCTTCACCAGCACGACCAGCGCTTTCGGCGCGGCATTGACGCCGGCTGCCGGCGAACCCGCGGCATGGGTCACCGAGGAGGTGCTTCCTGTAGCCAGGAACATCTACGGCGTCACGAAGCTCGCCGCCGAAGGGATCGCGGAACTCTTCGCCCGCAAATTTCGCCTGCCTGTTGTCATCCTCAGAACGTCGCGTTTCTTTCCCGAAAGTGACGACGATCCCGACATCCGCAACAGCTATTCGGCTGAAAATGCCCAGGCCAACGAGCTTCTTTATCGCCGCGTTGATATCAGCGATGTCGTCGGCGCCCATTTGCTGGCGCTCGAAAAGGCGCCGGCCATCGGCCTCGGCCGCTATGTCATCTCGGCCACGACGCCGTTTTCATCCGACGATCTCGCCGCGCTCAGGCAAGACGCGCCCGCTGTCGTCGAGCGGCTGTTTCCAGGTGCGAACGCCCTCTATGCCGAACGCGGCTGGAAGATGTTCCCGACGCTCGACCGCGTCTACGTCAACGAACGCGCAAGACGGGAACTTGGCTGGCAGCCGCGTTATGATTTCCGCTTCGTGCTCGACTGCCTGCGGGAGCATCGCGAATGGCGAAGCCCACTGGCGCTCGATGTCGGCTCCAAGGGCTACCACGACGAGCTGTTCGCCGAAGGACCTTATCCGGTCGATTAG
- a CDS encoding SRPBCC domain-containing protein: MSLNIRVSGRIGRPVAEVFDAVVNPTKLSSYFTTVGGASAPLAKGVTVTWWKDVPVEVVELVPESRIVLRWDGATDEDKRPYKTLVEMNFKPLDDGGTMVTIAEDGWRDDEPGRRGTYLNMEGWTQMFCCMKAFVEYGINLRDGMFLSEMRGEQAKAQEG; encoded by the coding sequence ATGTCCCTCAATATTCGCGTCTCGGGCCGTATCGGCCGCCCGGTGGCTGAAGTCTTCGACGCGGTCGTCAATCCAACGAAGCTGTCGAGCTATTTCACCACAGTCGGCGGCGCGAGCGCGCCTCTGGCGAAGGGCGTGACGGTAACGTGGTGGAAGGATGTGCCCGTCGAAGTGGTCGAGCTGGTGCCCGAGAGCAGGATCGTGCTGCGCTGGGATGGCGCGACGGACGAAGACAAGAGGCCCTACAAGACGCTTGTGGAAATGAATTTCAAGCCGCTCGACGACGGCGGCACCATGGTGACCATCGCCGAAGACGGATGGCGCGACGATGAGCCCGGGCGCCGCGGGACTTACCTGAACATGGAGGGATGGACACAAATGTTCTGCTGCATGAAGGCCTTTGTCGAATATGGCATCAATCTGCGCGACGGCATGTTCCTCAGTGAGATGCGCGGCGAGCAGGCCAAGGCGCAGGAAGGTTGA
- a CDS encoding ArsR/SmtB family transcription factor, translating to MSSESNDDLIFKALAHRRRREILDLLKQEPRTTGALCEAFPEMDRCTVMQHLKVLEDADLVIARKEGRERWNHLNSLPIKNIHDRWISAYAGHALSILDRLKSDLEGQPE from the coding sequence ATGTCAAGCGAATCGAACGACGACCTCATTTTCAAAGCCCTGGCTCATCGCCGCCGTCGCGAAATCCTCGACCTGCTGAAGCAAGAACCCCGCACGACAGGTGCACTCTGCGAGGCATTTCCGGAGATGGATCGCTGCACGGTGATGCAGCATCTGAAGGTGCTTGAAGACGCCGATCTGGTCATTGCCAGGAAGGAAGGCCGGGAGCGCTGGAACCATCTGAACAGCCTGCCGATCAAAAATATCCACGACCGCTGGATCAGCGCTTATGCCGGCCATGCCCTGTCGATCCTCGACCGGCTGAAAAGTGATCTCGAGGGCCAGCCGGAATAA
- the mprF gene encoding bifunctional lysylphosphatidylglycerol flippase/synthetase MprF: MSGHGNLEEMKETDDFSVRGLFRRYRTPLTAAATLVVFCLVGYAIMKLTNEVRYDDVVGALAATRPSAMLLALLFTALSFLSLVFYDLNAIEYIGKKLPFPHVALTAFSAYAVGNTAGFGALSGGAIRYRAYTRLGLSPEDIGRIIAFVTLSFGLGLAAVASIALIIIASEIGPLIGVSAFLLRLIAGSIIAILGAMMIIGREGRVLHLGAVAIRLPDSRTWSRQFLVTAFDIAASASVLYVLLPQTAIGWPAFLAVYAIAVGLGVLSHVPAGLGVFETVIIASLGSAVNIDAVLGSLVLYRLIYHVLPLLIAVLAVSAAELRRFVDHPAASSVRRIGGRLMPQLLSALALLLGVMLVFSSVTPTPDQNLEFLSTYLPLPLVEGAHFLSSLLGLALVVAARGLGQRLDGAWWVAVFSALAALTLSLLKAIALVEAAFLAFLIFGLFVSRRLFTRHASLLNQAMTASWLMAIAVIVVGAVVILLFVYRDVEYSNELWWQFEFTAEAPRGLRALLGITIISSAIAIFSLLRPAAFRPEPATEEALARAVEIVSKQGNADANLVRMGDKSIMFSEKGDAFIMYGRQGRSWIALFDPVGDHRAVPELVWCFVEAARAAGCRAVFYQISPALLSHCADAGLRAFKLGELAVADLRTFEMKGGKWANLRQTASRAQRDGLEFAVVEPENVGGIMDDLAAVSIAWLEHHNAKEKGFSLGSFDPDYVSSQPVGILKKDGKIVAFANILVTESREEGTIDLMRFSPDAPKGSMDFLFVQIMEYLRGQGFTHFNLGMAPLSGMSKREAAPVWDRIGSTVFEHGERFYNFKGLRAFKSKFHPHWQPRYLAVSGGGNPMIALMDATFLIGGGLKGVVRK; encoded by the coding sequence ATGTCGGGGCACGGCAATTTGGAAGAAATGAAGGAGACGGACGATTTTTCCGTCCGTGGGCTTTTCAGACGTTACAGGACGCCGCTGACGGCAGCCGCGACACTTGTGGTCTTCTGTCTCGTTGGCTACGCGATCATGAAGCTCACCAACGAGGTACGTTATGACGATGTCGTCGGTGCGCTTGCGGCGACCAGGCCGAGTGCGATGCTGCTTGCGCTACTTTTCACGGCCCTCAGTTTCCTCTCGCTGGTCTTTTACGACCTAAACGCCATCGAATATATCGGCAAGAAGCTGCCCTTTCCGCATGTGGCGCTGACGGCGTTCAGCGCCTATGCTGTCGGCAATACCGCCGGCTTCGGCGCGCTTTCGGGCGGCGCGATCCGCTATCGCGCCTATACGCGCCTCGGGCTCTCGCCAGAAGATATCGGCCGTATCATTGCCTTCGTCACGCTCTCCTTCGGCCTCGGTCTCGCGGCTGTCGCGTCGATCGCCCTGATCATCATCGCCAGCGAGATCGGGCCGCTGATCGGCGTCAGCGCATTCCTCCTGCGGCTGATTGCCGGCTCGATCATCGCCATTCTAGGGGCCATGATGATCATCGGCCGCGAGGGCCGCGTGCTCCATCTGGGCGCCGTGGCAATCCGTCTGCCGGATTCGCGAACCTGGTCGCGTCAGTTCCTCGTCACTGCCTTCGATATCGCCGCCTCCGCGTCGGTGCTCTACGTGCTCCTGCCGCAGACGGCGATCGGTTGGCCGGCCTTCCTCGCCGTCTACGCGATCGCTGTCGGTCTCGGCGTGCTCAGCCACGTTCCGGCTGGACTCGGCGTGTTCGAGACCGTGATCATCGCCTCGCTCGGCAGCGCGGTGAATATCGATGCGGTGTTGGGATCGCTGGTGCTCTACCGGCTGATCTACCATGTATTGCCGCTGCTGATCGCCGTGCTCGCGGTGTCGGCGGCGGAACTGCGCCGTTTTGTCGACCATCCGGCCGCCTCCAGTGTCCGGCGCATCGGTGGGCGGCTGATGCCGCAGCTGCTTTCGGCGCTTGCGCTGCTGCTCGGCGTCATGCTGGTGTTTTCGAGTGTTACGCCGACGCCGGACCAGAACCTCGAGTTCCTCTCCACCTATCTGCCGCTGCCGCTGGTCGAAGGCGCCCATTTCCTCTCCAGCCTGCTCGGGCTCGCGCTCGTCGTCGCCGCCCGCGGACTCGGCCAGCGGCTTGACGGCGCCTGGTGGGTTGCCGTGTTCTCGGCTCTCGCCGCCCTAACCTTGTCGCTCTTGAAGGCAATCGCGCTCGTTGAAGCCGCGTTTCTCGCTTTCCTCATTTTCGGCCTCTTCGTCAGCCGTCGGCTTTTCACCCGTCACGCCTCGCTGCTCAACCAGGCGATGACGGCCTCCTGGCTGATGGCGATTGCCGTCATTGTCGTCGGCGCCGTCGTCATCCTGCTCTTCGTCTATCGCGACGTCGAATACAGCAACGAACTCTGGTGGCAGTTCGAATTCACCGCCGAGGCGCCGCGAGGCTTACGCGCCTTGCTCGGCATCACCATCATCTCCTCGGCGATCGCCATTTTCAGCCTGCTCCGGCCGGCGGCCTTCCGGCCGGAACCGGCGACGGAGGAGGCGCTGGCGCGTGCCGTCGAGATCGTCTCGAAGCAGGGCAATGCCGACGCCAATCTGGTCCGCATGGGCGACAAGAGCATCATGTTTTCGGAAAAAGGCGACGCCTTCATCATGTATGGCCGGCAAGGCCGCTCGTGGATCGCGCTGTTCGACCCGGTCGGCGATCATCGCGCCGTGCCGGAACTCGTCTGGTGCTTCGTCGAAGCGGCGCGCGCGGCCGGCTGCCGCGCGGTCTTCTACCAGATCTCGCCGGCACTGCTTTCCCATTGCGCCGATGCCGGCCTGCGCGCCTTCAAGCTCGGCGAGTTGGCGGTGGCCGATCTCCGGACCTTCGAAATGAAGGGCGGCAAATGGGCGAACCTTCGCCAGACGGCGAGCCGGGCCCAGCGTGACGGGCTGGAGTTCGCCGTCGTCGAACCCGAGAACGTGGGCGGGATCATGGACGATCTCGCCGCCGTTTCCATCGCTTGGCTCGAACATCACAATGCCAAGGAAAAGGGCTTCTCGCTCGGTTCCTTCGATCCCGATTACGTCTCCTCGCAACCGGTCGGCATCCTGAAGAAGGACGGCAAGATCGTCGCTTTCGCCAACATCCTCGTCACCGAATCCAGGGAGGAGGGCACGATCGATCTCATGCGCTTCTCGCCGGACGCGCCGAAGGGCTCGATGGATTTTCTTTTCGTGCAGATCATGGAATATCTGCGCGGGCAGGGTTTCACTCACTTCAATCTCGGCATGGCGCCCCTCTCCGGCATGTCGAAACGCGAGGCGGCGCCCGTCTGGGACCGCATCGGCAGCACCGTCTTCGAGCACGGCGAGCGCTTTTATAACTTCAAGGGCCTTCGGGCATTTAAATCCAAGTTTCATCCGCACTGGCAACCGCGCTATCTTGCGGTCTCCGGAGGAGGCAATCCGATGATCGCGTTGATGGACGCGACATTTCTGATCGGGGGCGGACTGAAAGGGGTAGTGAGAAAATGA
- a CDS encoding DUF4164 domain-containing protein produces MMPTGKTMEAALNELKQAISSLENAVDMRIERQREQDEIEGEVRRVHADRSRLAQELDQAEFRANRLEEVNREVSRRLVTAMETIRAVLDR; encoded by the coding sequence ATGATGCCCACAGGCAAAACCATGGAAGCAGCGCTCAACGAGCTCAAGCAGGCGATTTCGAGCCTCGAAAACGCCGTCGACATGCGCATCGAGCGGCAGCGCGAGCAGGATGAGATCGAGGGCGAGGTGCGGCGCGTGCACGCCGATCGTTCCCGGTTAGCCCAGGAACTCGACCAGGCCGAATTCCGGGCCAACCGGCTGGAAGAGGTCAATCGCGAGGTATCGCGGCGGCTCGTGACGGCCATGGAAACGATCCGCGCGGTTCTGGACCGCTGA
- the gnd gene encoding phosphogluconate dehydrogenase (NAD(+)-dependent, decarboxylating) — translation MQLGMVGLGRMGNYMVQRLMRGGHECVVYDARPESVAELAGLGAIGSGSLEEFVSKLTPPRAIWLMLPAAIVDKVLASLVPLLQNGDIVIDGGNSYYHDDIRRGAELITKGIHYVDVGTSGGVFGLERGYCLMIGGEKGIVGHLSPIFATLAPGAGKTEASPNRTAEAAAASTAEQGYLHCGPHGAGHFVKMVHNGIEYGLMAAYAEGLNILKHANIGAASHAADAETAPLAHPEHFQYDFNLQDVAEVWRRGSVITSWLLDLTADALHTDPALSKYAGRVSDSGEGRWTIMAAIDESVPTPVLSAALYGRFSSRDNDEFANKVLSAMRAGFGGHVEKPAPKS, via the coding sequence ATGCAGCTTGGTATGGTCGGTTTGGGCCGCATGGGCAATTACATGGTCCAGCGCCTGATGCGGGGCGGTCACGAATGCGTGGTCTATGACGCCAGGCCGGAAAGCGTTGCCGAGCTCGCAGGTCTCGGCGCGATCGGCAGCGGCTCGCTCGAGGAATTCGTTTCGAAGCTCACGCCTCCGCGTGCGATCTGGCTGATGCTGCCGGCGGCCATCGTCGACAAGGTGCTGGCGAGCCTCGTGCCGCTGCTGCAGAACGGTGACATCGTCATCGATGGCGGCAATTCCTATTATCACGATGATATCCGCCGCGGCGCAGAGCTCATTACCAAGGGCATTCACTATGTTGATGTCGGCACCAGCGGCGGCGTCTTCGGCCTGGAGCGCGGCTATTGCCTGATGATCGGCGGTGAAAAGGGTATCGTCGGGCACCTTTCGCCGATATTCGCAACACTCGCACCCGGAGCTGGCAAGACCGAAGCATCGCCGAACCGCACCGCCGAAGCGGCGGCGGCCAGTACAGCGGAACAGGGGTATCTGCATTGCGGCCCTCATGGCGCCGGTCATTTCGTCAAGATGGTGCATAACGGCATCGAATACGGGTTGATGGCAGCCTATGCCGAGGGCCTCAATATTCTGAAGCACGCCAATATCGGCGCCGCCTCGCATGCGGCCGATGCGGAGACCGCGCCGCTCGCCCATCCCGAACATTTCCAATATGACTTCAATCTGCAGGATGTCGCGGAAGTCTGGCGCCGCGGCAGCGTCATCACCTCCTGGCTGCTCGATCTCACCGCCGATGCGCTGCATACCGACCCCGCACTTTCGAAATATGCCGGCCGCGTTTCCGACAGCGGCGAGGGCCGCTGGACGATCATGGCGGCAATCGACGAAAGCGTGCCAACGCCGGTATTGAGCGCGGCGCTCTATGGCCGCTTCTCCTCGCGCGACAATGACGAGTTCGCCAACAAGGTGCTGTCGGCGATGCGCGCGGGCTTCGGCGGCCACGTGGAAAAGCCGGCTCCGAAATCCTGA